The following nucleotide sequence is from Archocentrus centrarchus isolate MPI-CPG fArcCen1 chromosome 18, fArcCen1, whole genome shotgun sequence.
agaccaagtgatgggggtggatgtaaactggttttcaaactaatgtttaaatTTTGCAAATGTGTGTAGGTGCTTCCCCGAGTGAGACTGACTAGCAGTGGCTGCCGTGAGCGGCGGGGCCGTTGAGGaattttcctgtcttgaaagaATAGAGAGTGACTTTGGGTCAAAAGAAGGATAGACAGCCGCACGACAGGTTTTTCGCCTCAACCTCATTCAGGATTGTATGTGCTatgttcatgataaacagggaggaaatgttagaatagataaacgtttaactgtttttctatgtatcataatgtgttcatcataaacatgcacatgaccatcagattgtaagcacaaaacatactcatacacacccggaccctccaggtgaagaaagcaggtaacgcctgtttcctgacatcacacacacatatacacacacccccacacacccacgtgatgctaaaataaaagagccggcaggaagaaggaagtcagactctctttgaGACATGCACACGAGtgtgagctgactgagactctccctgcaggttaaaAGATAACTAccggtttctgtgtctttctttattcaacgGTAGTCCGAACCTAACAGAGACACAGCAGAAAAGATCCTTCAAATCTGAGGAGAGCAAATAAGTTGAAGACTGAGCCTTCAGTAGATCCCTCCACTCATTAATTTACAACCTTTAAGATGAAGACAAGTCTTGCGATCCAGTGCATTGTTCTCCTGGCCTGCATGGCCTTCTGCAGTTCACAAAGTGAGTGGATTTTATTGGATGAGGGGAAACATTGGTGTATTTATGCAGCTTGAAAGGAGCTAAATTATGACAAGAAATCCatctaaacatgtttttgtttgttgcaaCATATTTGAGAAATATGAAATGTGAAACTGTATCTATTCAACATCACTTATCACTTTCAAGGTTTTCCAGTTACTTCAAAGTGCTGGTGTTTGACGATCAGTAAGAGTGTAAATCCCTCTCTCATCACTGGTGTCCAGGAGTTTGGTCCTCGTTCATACTGCAGTAAGAGAGAAGTCGTGTAAGTACCCACAGTGACAGGAGCGCATTAATAATAAGAGCTCAGTCATTAATAAACATTGTTTAGAAGGTGTTTTTACATCTAAGTTTTCTTCTATTGTAGTGTCACACTGAAGGATGGGACAAAACGGTGTCTCGATCCTGAGGCAAAGTTCACCAAAGCAGTGCTGCAAAGAATGTAAGTCAGagagaaaaactgttttaaatttttttttttacatggaaTATTTGAGCTCACTGTGGAACTAATTAGATGGGAGGAAGTCCAAAAGGTTAAAACAGGAACATCAACAGTGTGAGGCTGTGCGCATCAGCAATTACACATCCATGAAACAAAGAGCAGAGCAAGTACAGTAGCATGTTTAATGCAGATCTCCATCCAAATAAGTAACAACGGATACAAAATAAACCTGGTTTCTAAACCTCGTTAAACCTCTGTGGGAATTTCTGAGGGTCAATGTGGTTTTAGAGCAGCGAGTCCCAGCTGAGGGTGAAAACTCCTTCTGTCACGAAATAAATCTGAGGGGTTATGAAGTGTTGTAACAGGATGATGAATGTTTAACAATCATAGTTCTGCTGCAGGAAGTTTATCTTATTTTTCTGGTAAAGTACAAGATAGTCTTTCTTGTTTGGAGCCCAGAAAATCAGCAAAAGATTTTGAAATCACTGCTTAAGTGTGTTGAATTTAACCTATTAATGTGCTATATGTCTGACGTGCTTTCTTCACAGAAACCAGTTGAAAAGTGGGCATAAGATTAATGCCAgctcaaaaacaacaacagcagcacctACAGCAGCAcctacagcagcacacacagcagcacacacagcagcacctacagcagcacacacagcagcacacacagcagcacctACAGCAGCAcctacagcagcacacacagcagcccacacagcagcacacacagcagcacatacagcagcacacacagcatCAAGCACAGCATCAAGCACAGCACCAAACTCCTCCTATGGACTTTGCATGATTAGCACTGTCACATGACATGTTGATTAATAAGAAGGAGTAGCACAGCTTTGTGCACTAGCAGCTATACCTGACAGCAGCATGTGAACAGATTTAAAATCAGACTGAACTTCTGATTAATAAGCACAtacatatgtatgtatacattttctaaatatatttatttttgtatgtttataATTGTTATGCTGTTTTGTTCTGTGACTCAAagatattaatttatttgtgtttttaaatgacttgtAAACATTTTCCACATGTGCTTTtgtaccatgtttttttttttttttttgctttttcattcTGAAATGTAAAATTGTGGCTCCAAAGCTGCCTCAATAAATCTGAAGGTTGTTGAATAATTTCTTTTTATGATTATTTATTATAActacaaactaactcaaaagacaacaaataagataaaatagataaatgaaaataaaaattactaaATGCTACCCCAATGTAAAACAGACATGAAATGAGCCACAGACCAAGATGCACTTGTTCATTGCAATGCTGCCACCTTGTGACAAAAGTTTGTGACATTAGGTGAACCTCTGCCAGAACATCTGCAATATAACTAACAGCcataaatttacaaaaaatttaaaaaaaaaaaaaaaaaaaacccgacaaAGAACATGTTTACTGGCACCCCAAAatccaaacagaaaaatatattcTTGGGTTTATACAGGGTTTTCTTGCTATTCTGATTTAAAGGGATTTTTTTGTCCTTCCCGGGACTTCCTGTCTTCAATAATTCAAAGGTTTCACCCTGAAAGCAAGATGATGCCTTCCATCTTTCAGCGTACTTCAGTGGAGGTCAAGAGTTTAAGAAAGGAAACTGTTCTAAGCATGTGACTTCCTGTTACCGCTACTTTTTCTTGCCGGTCTTTtgtaaaaatattgttttttttttgtttttttaaagcctgtcatgtctggtagatcttgcaagcagaactgtgatctgaatgcgttgttgtgccaaacatatttgctatttcaagatgagctctataggttctcaataggctcttcttgttgatgttttaaccctttattttatttatctgagttatttttccacatactatgtaacagccagagctgacaggctgaagaagaggaaaataaagagaagaaaaagggagagagaaagggagcaaaaaaaaaaaaaaggggaaagagcacaagtctattaatcagatacttcatcactttaacatataaaaaaatactatcaatacttgcaaaaataaatttgtgtgtgaaaaacaaaactaacaaagcatgttacgcacaccaacaattttgttgagttgtgattgagtgggcgtttgtgt
It contains:
- the LOC115797064 gene encoding C-X-C motif chemokine 10-like produces the protein MKTSLAIQCIVLLACMAFCSSQITSKCWCLTISKSVNPSLITGVQEFGPRSYCSKREVVVTLKDGTKRCLDPEAKFTKAVLQRINQLKSGHKINASSKTTTAAPTAAPTAAHTAAHTAAPTAAHTAAHTAAPTAAPTLLQ